From one Magnolia sinica isolate HGM2019 chromosome 18, MsV1, whole genome shotgun sequence genomic stretch:
- the LOC131233536 gene encoding probable F-box protein At2g36090, protein MVSRKESKKKKKGKLMATNHLGRLHHDLLAQVMARVDGSTLAAAACTCTDIRSVAHEEQLWEDLCHSTWPSTQGKKAQSLISSCVGGFSKFYADSYPLIVYKKGPQVLRGPIQETHVAPSHLVSLVDFYYKKKCIFSKVLYGVDGHDDDGDGGHHHHHDGWFMDCPFRLDVLNYENVRRTHDDDDDDDDEDDGDDGHDDGDMMGGLPPIPFVEKKERGSSKLCRKLEENVRLSWVILDTKSGKSVNLSSWKPVLVQRYWPSEGDFLMRFGCVVPMEERVVASGAAECVITVRCQLMETEGWLRWTEISMQVEDKEGAHVSGGRSMKVLEEALGCERSKERGLVERGYGEYVREKRELREKKMKSEGLLDRLCVLSGIGVFAALCFFAF, encoded by the coding sequence ATGGTATcaagaaaagaaagcaaaaaaaaaaaaaaaggaaagttgatGGCAACAAACCACTTGGGTCGTCTGCACCATGACCTTCTAGCCCAGGTCATGGCTCGAGTCGATGGTTCCACCCTCGCGGCTGCAGCCTGCACATGCACAGACATCCGTAGTGTCGCCCATGAAGAACAGTTATGGGAAGATCTATGCCATTCCACATGGCCATCCACTCAAGGGAAGAAGGCCCAAAGCCTTATTTCTTCTTGTGTTGGTGGTTTCTCCAAGTTCTACGCTGATTCGTACCCTCTGATTGTCTACAAAAAGGGTCCACAGGTGCTACGTGGTCCAATCCAAGAAACCCACGTGGCACCTTCTCATCTTGTCTCACTGGTGGATTTTTATTACAAGAAGAAGTGCATATTCTCCAAGGTTTTGTATGGTGTTGATGgccatgatgatgatggtgatggaggacatcaccatcatcatgatggatggttcatggATTGCCCATTTAGACTAGATGTGTTGAATTATGAAAATGTACGTAGGacccatgatgatgatgatgatgatgatgatgaagatgatggtgatgatggtcATGATGATGGTGATATGATGGGTGGACTCCCACCCATTCCTTTTgtagagaagaaggagagagggagtagcaagttgtgtagaAAGCTGGAAGAGAATGTGAGATTGAGTTGGGTGATCTTAGACACCAAGAGTGGCAAATCTGTAAATCTTTCAAGCTGGAAGCCGGTGCTGGTGCAACGGTACTGGCCGTCTGAAGGCGACTTTCTAATGCGGTTCGGATGCGTGGTGCCGATGGAAGAGAGAGTGGTGGCGAGCGGTGCTGCGGAGTGTGTGATAACGGTGCGATGCCAGTTGATGGAGACAGAAGGGTGGTTAAGGTGGACGGAGATAAGCATGCAGGTGGAGGATAAAGAGGGGGCGCATGTTAGTGGGGGTAGGAGCATGAAAGTGCTGGAGGAGGCTTTGGGGTGTGAAAGGAGTAAAGAGAGGGGGTTGGTAGAGAGAGGTTATGGAGAATatgtgagagagaagagagaattgagagagaagaagatgaagagtgAAGGACTTCTTGATAGGCTTTGTGTTTTGAGTGGTATTGGAGTTTTTGCTGCTTTGTGTTTCTTTGCATTTTGA